The sequence ATTGGTTGACGAACAAGATAATACCCTTGGAATAGAGAATAAATTAAAGGCTCATAATTCTAATACACCATTGCATAGAGGGGTTTCTGTGTTTCTTTTTAATAGCCAAAAAGAAATTGTCATACAAAAAAGAAGCTTACTCAAAAAAACTTGGGGTGGATTTTGGTCAAATAGTTTTTGTGGACATCCACAAATTAACGAAACTTATGAACATGCTGTTTACAGGCATGCAGAATTTGAATTAGGCTTAGTAAATCTGCAGAAAGTATATTTTGTTGCTA comes from Candidatus Tisiphia endosymbiont of Nemotelus nigrinus and encodes:
- the idi gene encoding isopentenyl-diphosphate Delta-isomerase; translated protein: MNSTHVVLVDEQDNTLGIENKLKAHNSNTPLHRGVSVFLFNSQKEIVIQKRSLLKKTWGGFWSNSFCGHPQINETYEHAVYRHAEFELGLVNLQKVYFVANYRYKFAINNIVENEICPIYLALSDDIIKINEQEVAEVKLFKWQDFKLYTEQYSVNFTPWCKEELKILENNEIFKKFMDSSL